One Glycine soja cultivar W05 chromosome 7, ASM419377v2, whole genome shotgun sequence genomic window, ATGAAAACGTATGCAAATAAGAAGAGAAGGGAAGTGAAATTCAAGGTGGGTGAATGGGTCTTTCTAAAATTAAGACCTCACAGACAACAATCTGTGGTAAAAAGGATTAATGCCAAGCTTGCTGCACGGTTTTATGGCCCTTTCAAGATTATAACTCGAGTGGGGGAAGTTGCCTATAAGTTACAGTTACCAGAACAGTCTAAGATACATCCTATTTTTCATGTCTCTTTATTGAAGAAAGCTATTGGGAATTATTCTGTGTTAGGAGAACTTCCCAAGGAATTAGAGGTTGGTCCTGTTGATGACATATATCCAGAGAAGGTTATTGGCTCAAGGCTGATCACACAGGGGGGTGTCTCAATTCCTCATAGCCTTATTCAATGGAAGAATAAGTCTAGTGAGGATGTTACTTGGGAAGACGATGCTGTCATACGAGGACAATTTCCAGATTTTAGCCTTGTGGACAAGGCTGGATTTAAGGAGGGTGGTATtgatagaaacaaaaataatgaagtgGGCCTTGAGGAGAATTATAAGCCCCAGCTTTGGAGAGTTTACAAGAGGAAACGTGGGAAGGGAATGAAAGAGGATGAGCTGGCAAAAAGGGTGATGATGAGCACGTGAAGTAGTTAGTATTTAGTGTGCGGAGGGAAGAGAGAATAAGAGGGGAGATTTTGGGATTGGGAGAGAGAAATGAGATCACCTTGAGGTGAAGGAAGCCGTTAGTGCTTTGGGTTGATAGCTATCACTATCAATACattctatctttattttatctGTAATTTGTCATTTCTTCCATCAATATAATTACAGATTGTCCAATCTTTTACTGTGTTATTTTGTTATCTGTTATATAACCCATTATTTACAAagtataagaataaataaaataaatttggcatagtaaataaataatgatgaaATGATGATAGAacctgaaaattaaaaaaaaaatgcacattgATGTTATCTCTTGGAGCAATTTGATGCTAATTGTCTACTTCGGTAATTTTGAGAAACATGAATCATGttactttataaaattaattacaaccaaaatcaattttatttaaagttaattttattaatactcatccaaacacacaatacaaatataaaaaaaaaagcttctttGTTAAAATTAGACTAAACTGTCACATGTATTAACTTGTCCAATGGTGCACTCATAGTAAAATTGTTTAGTTAGTTCACTTTTAGTGGACCTTACAATATCATGTGAGATTTAAGAACTTTAAAGATTCTTTTCTTTAGTGATACGATGTATAAAATGCTTCCTATAATTATCTCTCAATTCATAAGAATAGTTAAGAACTTTATATAAACaaatgttatataaaaatagtcAAGTCAATTTCTACAATGGTAAAATTGCATAAGAATTCTTAAGTTTAAGCATTATATTCACTTAATTAGAGTTGTTAAATGGCTTATCCAGCCCCGCAAGTCAAAGGGTGAAAAGTCATCTAGCCTAGGTTGGCTTGATTTCCTTACGGGTTATGTTTTGTTGGCTCGTTGGGATGGGCCAAATtgatccatttttttgttgtctaattttgttttattttatctaataatgtATCCTAGTGATCATGTTGAGGTGATATGTATCATAATGTATTTAGATGTATGTcatattatcaataaattaagatataaactatttttaaaaattataataagaaataaaatataaaataaaaaaaattaacgagTATGTAAACTTACCTAGCTATATTTtaacaaagaacaaaaccacattttacatttttaccgAATAAAAACTTGGAATGGATAGTTAGCATAGTCCATCTGAAATCATctgaagttatatatatatatatatatatatatatatatatatatatatatatatatatatatatatatatatatatattgtgatgaCTGCAATTATCGTTGAACGTAACTAACCCGTCCACCCCATTGTCCATTTCTTTCGCCTTTTGGTTTTGGATTTGGATTATTTTCTCTTCTCCCACGTATCAATCACTAAAGCCATTGCTTTTGGCctccattttcattttcctaATCTGAGTTTCGTTCCTTAGCGTAGCATGCATAATATTACACTTAGCTAAGCTATTTGAATTTCGGTGTTGTTGTTAACTGGACTAATAAAACAgaatttcccttttttttattttctttttcttttttgttgattgAGATCTTTCTCTATTGAAGTGGAAGAGTTCAGCACATGACAATGAGGGCAAAGCAAAATTTTTTATGGTGTGTGTGGATTTTGCTTTGTGGGTCTTGTGTGGGGAGGTTTGTTGTGGAGAAGAACAATTTGAAAATCACTTCTCCAAAATCATTGAGGGGTATATATGAATGTGCCATTGGGAATTTTGGGGTCCCCAAGTATGGTGGAACCATGATTGGTTCTGTGGTGTACCCCAAGTCCAATCAGAATGGATGTAGAAACTTTGATGCCTCGTTGAGTTCCAAGCCAGGAACATTCCCCACCTTTGTTCTTGTTGATCGGGGAGGTTAGCTATACCCTTTAGTCTTTTCAATACTCTTGAGTTTTCCAATATgccaacaaaggaaaaaaagtacACGATAAAACTTAGATTTAgtttaagtatttttaatattgttctCCAACCAGAATTCGAGTTTCACTTCAATAACTTATATTGaccataatgtaaacctttattACGTAAATTAACCGGGTGAAACTCCAATTGTAATTAGAAAATTGCAACAAAAGAATATAAGGAGCTGGATCTAAGTTTTGTTCAAAAGCACAAGTTTTGTCAAATATGTGGTTTATTtagtatttgttttgtttatatgCATGGGCTTTTCTATTAAGAGGGTAAATGTGTACTGAAATACAGTGTCAGTCAGGTACAATGGGGTGTGTATTAGTTTTTCTTGGACATACAGTTCCATGGAATGTTTTAGTTTTGGGAGTTTTGAATCTTCTGTGCATTGCAAtgcattcttttcttttatgcaCTTTATGGCATGACTTGGATACTTTGGGGTAACTTTCCCAATCgctgatgatattttagttcaATTGTCTCCTATTGATACGGTGGTGATgtgacaaaagaaaataacaaaaaagatcTTAATCAATCGATTTAGTGTCTAGACATTAGTTTTAGAAATATTCTGTTTTTTAGTAGGTATCACAAACTTAGAAGGTCCTCTGACTCTTGATATGATGTAAAGTTCAATGGAAGTTGTTGTGCCAGATTTTGGAAAATTTTGGTACCTTTTATTCATCACATTATTGTGTGGTGATTGGTGCcactttttttatatcattggtTGCTAGAAATATTCCAATAATATGGCTCAAGtctgtaaaatttattttctattttggtAGATTGCTACTTCACTTTAAAGGCGTGGAATGCACAGAAAGGTGGAGCTGCAGCTATTCTTGTTGCAGATAACAGGGAAGAACCATTGATCACCATGGACACTCCTGAAGAAGGGAATGGTGCTAAAGATGATGATTATATTGAGAAGATCAGCATTCCTTCTGCCCTTATCAGCAAATCACTAGGGGATAAAATCAAGCAGGCTCTCTCTAGCGGGGCTATGGTTAATGTAAATCTTGATTGGAGAGAGGCTCTTCCACATCCTGATGAGAGAGTTGAGTATGAGTTTTGGACAAGTAGCAATGATGAGTGTGGACCAAAGTGTGAAAGTGAAATTAACTTTGTCAAGAGCTTTAAAGGTGCAGCTCAGTTACTTGAGCAGAAAGGGTTTACAAAGTTCACCCCTCACTATATAACTTGGTATTGCCCAGAAGCATTTATATTAAGCCAACAGTGCAAGTCCCAGTGCATAAATAATGGGAGGTACTGTGCACCAGATCCTGAATTACATTTCCAAAGAGGGTACAATGGTAGAGATGTTGTTATCCAAAACTTACGTCAAGCATGCTTCTTTAAAGTGGCAAATGAAAGTGGAAAGCCTTGGCAATGGTGGGACTACGTGACTGACTTTTCAATCCGCTGCCCAATGAGAGAGAATAAGTACACTGAAGAATGCTCAGATCAAGTTATTAAATCTCTTGGTATGTTGGATACTGCATGTTTCTTGGAACATACTTTGCAGTGGGCTTGTGTTTCTCTTTGCTGTTTTATTTTGAGTGTATGGCAAAACTTTACCAATCTATGATGTATtaagaaaaatcatacaatGCTTTTTCTTTGGCACAATATGATAATGTAACTATTGATTTTAGTTCTCTTGTCATTGCTTTAAGAAGTTTCACGGTTTTTTCAAATGCTGGAGCTTTTGTGTATATGTGAAACAAAAGCAAATTTGTATCTTCATTATACAAATATCACTTCCATTATCCTcaaaatcaacataaaaatcaagTCATAGCTataatctttctttatcttttggcATAAATTTAAGTAAACTTCTCATTTGTTATCTCAAATTTGCTGGAGGAAATGTTGTTACATTATTCTAAGTTGGGGTATGCTGCTTGCTTGTTCACTCTTTCCCCATATACTTTACAGGTGTTGATTTGAAGGAAATTAAAGATTGTGTTGGAAATCCTAGTGCAAATGCCGACAACCCTGTTCTTAATGCTGAACAGGATGCACAGGTTGGTCTTACAGGAGGAGAAATTCTTAATTCTGATGGCATTCTATTAGGGTTGTTCTTGTTCTCTAATTAGGCCATTCTGTTGGTTTATGACTTTGGTTTCAGATTGGCAACAACGATCGTGGGGATGTTACTATACTACCTACTCTTATTATAAACAGCAGACAATATAGAGGTCtgagacaaactttctggacatcttgatggttttttttatctttgttctgctgtataatttttatttttaactgctTTTAGGTAAGCTGTCAAAAGCAGCAGTACTCAAGGCAATCTGTTCAGGTTTCCAAGAGACCACTGAGCCATCAATTTGTTTAACTCCAGGTCCTTTttccatttcttcttttctccccCTACCTACCAAAAATCCTAGGAGAAgatcaaaaaattaaatctcatCTACCTCCTTAGTTATGTGCCTTTTACAAGCAACTCATCTTTCACCTGGCAATGTGTAATGTGCGTTATCTTCCCTTATTTTGGATAAAAGAATTGATATCAGGTACCATTGATTATTCTTTGCAGacatggaaacaaatgagtGCTTGCAAAACAATGGTGGTTGTTGGCAGGACAAAGCTGCTAACATTACTGCATGCAGGGTATTTAGTTAACTCAATCGTGTCAGCCATATTTTTGTGAAATGTTTATATTACTATAATACATGCGGGATCAGGCTCTTCTGGTTAATTGTTTTCCCAATTATAGGACACTTTCAGAGGAAGAGTATGTGAATGCCCTATTATACAAAATGTGCAGTTTGTTGGGGATGGATACACCCACTGTGAAGGTAAATCACTTTCTTTAATCTAGATTATTTGCTTCATCAAGTCATCTCCATGCtataaatttcaaaacataaacCCACCTTTACATATTTGTATTTCTAAGCAGCTACAGGCGCCTTGAGGTGTGCAATCAACAATGGAGGTTGTTGGAAGGAAACCCAAGGAAGCAGGTCCTACTCTGCTTGTATTGTAAGTAATCCTTTGCTTCCTCTTTTACATGATCTTGCTTGTatgctctttttcttttttaatgctGATAAATGTTTCCTTGTTGCTTAAATGATTATGCAGGATGACCACACAAAAGGTTGCAAGTGTCCACCTGGATTCAGGGGTGATGGTGTCCACTCCTGTGAAGGTACATTGACGTCCAAAATTTGTTTGAACTGTTCTAATACAAATAATTCTAAATCTTCCTACAACATCTTCCTATAAAACCTCCAAACTTATTTGATAAAGAAGGTATTGAATATTTGAATGTTGTTTCTTATGTTTCCAAGAtatcaaatatatttacatttcacttaatgttttatttggtATTTGGAGAATCAATAGGTTAGTGTAAGAGGATATATGTAGAACATTACTCTTCTGGTACCTCCCTTTGAATGAAAAATACATCAGAGAAGTTTACTTATCTTAATGAACTTTTTCAGAATGCTTGAATGTGATCATATAGTTAGCTATTCTGCAAATCTGACAAggttttttctcttaatatttTTCGTTTTGATTATGTTGTAGATGtggatgagtgcaaagagaaattGGTGTGCCAGTGCCCAGAGTGCCAATGCAAAAATACCTGGGGAAGTTATGAATGCACGTGTAGTGATGATTTGTTCTACACGCGAGAAAATGACATGTGTATTGGTgagggttttttttatttatttttttaagtttttctaattctttttGTATGCCACTTTTTAAGACTGCCTTACTTCATTAGCAGATTTTGTGCACtcattaaaatttgatagattattcttcacggaaaacatGACTGTGCCCTTGTCACTCGATAGTGCTCACTTTGGCATTTCATCTCTATTTATCCTATATGTAGGCTCCTAAAGGTTTCTAAACTTTATTCTGTCCTTTCTAACTATCTATGCTGATACTATTTGCATAACTATTGagagtattaaaaataaataatttaaccaaattTCACACGTTACATTTACAAATATGCAGGTAAATATGCTGCTTCAGTGGCTGGTGGGGGCATTGTTTGGATGGTTATTCTGGTCTTGGGTATTGCTGGTACCAGTGGATATGCATTTTACAAGTACAGAATCCAGGTATAATTCTTGCTGATTTGGTTGTCCTTTAACAGTGTGGCTTCGAcaaaaaaattccttaaggCAGATAGCTAAAAAACTATTAtgttaatttgaataatttcaattttatagtcttcaaaatataaaaatcccTTTTTCCCAAAGTTGAAGTGAAGTAGCATGTTGTATTGGCGTAAGGCTCTTCGATTAGAGTCAAGAAGGATGAGAGTTTCCTTGATACACCTAGTTTAAGACAATATTGTTACACTGCAATACTCGATATGTGTCATGTATGCCAACTAACCAtggttaatataaaaaaattcaacttaGCAGTTAAAATTAGAGACCAAAGTGTCACAAGCTGATGCAGCACTCCCTAAGTGGTATATAAGGTTTTTTTCCAAGAAGGGTGTACAATATATGAACAAGATGCAGCCCACATAGGGTCTGGTGGCATCAAGTTTAAGTGTCTGAACAAGCACTACAAAGAAGTTTAGGTGAAGCACATATGAAATAGTGTCTCAAGATAACTGTCTGAAGttttatataagaattaatGAAGTCATACAATACCTTCACTTCATTAATACTTTCTCATGCCATTTAGTGAGCATACTACAAAATActaatagaattttaaaaacaattaataatattttaaaagtaacaaacaacttaaaataaattcagACTTCTAAGTAGCAAATATTTTAAACAGATCAAGTACATGTGTTATGTTCTTCTGATTTGCAATTTGGTTAAatgacaatcattttttttgtctttttttatccTGATATTATAGTTATTATACAAAGGTATAATTTGGGCATTGACATCCTAAACTCTTTTAATTACatgagaaaataattttctgCAGAGATATATGGACTCTGAGATAAGGGCAATTATGGCCCAATACATGCCCTTGGATAATCAACCGGAGATTTCTAGTCAAGCTCATGAAGATGTCTAGAAGGTCAGGGAATGCCATTTCTATTCAAAGATGAATTAGATAAATGGGACATCCTCTACAGTTGTTTAGTTATTGACATGGAGACAAGCTGTTTAACCCGAGGCTTAGTTAGTACCATCCTTAGCCTGAGTGTCTTTCTCTgtccatttctttttcttattttgttctcCTTTTCTTCCCTCAAAATGAATGGTTTGTTTTTTATGAGGAAGTATCATTCAGAGTGGGAGCATGTCCTTTTACTAATTTAGGCCACTTAAAGTTAGCACCATATTTCTATTCAACTGAGGATGTTAGATATGGCATGGAAAGAGACTTTGGTAGAGACTATCAATTTTGCaagcttttattatttattttttataccaaTTTGTAAATGTTATGAATAATATCCTTAGTTTGTCACTGCCGATGGACCTACTAAATAATTCTAAAGCTCTCAGGCGTCGGGACCAAACTTAAACTTTGAACAAAGTTCTTGCCTGTTAATGGAATCTATCATGTTAGTTTCAAGAGAGAACTTAGGTAAATCTAACTATCGATAGAGATAAATGCTTTGTATCAGTATCATAATAAATaggttgcaattgatgcaaatattGTAATACAAGGGGGGTACTACTACAGAATAATTCCTGCAACTGTAACAACATAGGTTGCCAAACACTAGAATCTGATACAACAGCAGCATTAAACTGCACAACAACTGAAGATTTTCCACAAGGCACAAACAAACAATTTATGATAGACAAAACCAACCAAAAAATTAGAGGAGCTGGAACCATGGATGATAAACAAGGGAAGTGACGGACATGGGAGAGATGGCTATTCTTTGTTCAAACCATCACGTATAGGGTTCATGATTTTGGAGCCTCTCAGCAACTTGACTCATGCTAGGTCTCGCATCTTTCTCATCCTCTACACATTCCAAAGCCACCGTTGCCAATATCTCCATTTCATTCCTGTCATAGTTTTTTGATCCCAAAGCAGGGTCAACGATTTGATCCACCCATGATGATCCCATTTTTGATCTTGTTCTCCTTTTGTCCCTCACCCATGTCACCAACCTCTCATGATGATGTGATGCTGCTTCTAATTCTGTGATTTGGATACCTGCTGTTGGGCTCCTTCCAGTTATCATCTCCAAGACAACAATGCCATAGCTGTAGACATCCACCTTGGAAGTGATTGGCAAGTTGAAAACCCATTCCGGTGCCATGTAACCTCTTGTTCCTCTTATCCTTGAGAAACTTGAATTGTTGAGGTTGCTGTTCCGGTTAAGTAGCTTAGACAAGCCAAAATCCGCTACCTTGGGTTGGTAATCAGAGTCAAGAAGTATATTTTGGGGCTTAATATCACAATGCAAAATCCACTCCAGACATTCTTCATGCAAGTAGGCCAGACCCTTTGCCGTTCCAAGAGCAATGCTATATCTCTTACTCCAATCAAGAACATTTGAACTCGATGAGAGGTTTTGAGCTAAAGAACCATTCTCCATGTGCTCATAAACCAACAACCTATGCTTACCCTCTGCACAATACCCCAACATGCCAATTAAGTTCATGTGGTTAAGCCTTCCAATTATCCTTACTTCAGCTAGGAACTCACTTTCTCCTTGGTTTGCTACTTCATGCAGTCGCTTTATTGCCACAACTCGATTATCAGACAAGACACCCTTATACACAGTACCTCCACCACCCCTTCCAATCTCTTCACTGAAGCCTTTGGTGGCTTGTTTCAGCTCAGAGTAACTGAATTTCCGAAACCCTGCAGCTGTTGCAATAACATAGCCTTGTTTGTCAGCACCGGAGTGTAATTTCCGATTTTTGTTCCTAAACAAGAAACACCACACCAGAAAGATGCACACAACCTCAATTCCTCCCAAGGCACTCGCAAACCACAACATGAGCTTCACCgatccattttctttttcttccgcgTACTGTCTCTCCAGTAGTTTCGCTCCTCCACCTTCTCCCCCACAAACCAAGCCGCCATTGTCGTTATTTTGGACAGGGTTCTCATACTCTTCATGGGACAAAGGCAGTCGCAGGAAGAATGATCCCTTGAAATCCATTTGTCTATTCCCATTTAGTAACTGCGTCTTTGGGTAGCACTCAAAGAAAGCATTTTCCTCTGAAAATATGTGTAGAAACCCTTTGCATTGGCACAATCGCGAACACAGATTCTCACATTGTTTGTAGGTGTAATTTGCAAAGTAACCATAGTCGTATCCATAGAAACTAACAAGGGACATGCCCAGGAAGCGAGACTCATACTTGGTGTTGTTGTCGTTGCACAAATGTTGGAAATTTGGTGTGCAACCTTGAGACCAGTCTTGATTATCAACCAAGGTATGATCTGTTTAGataaatttctaaataaatattttaaaaaaagaaaataatatgattttataGTAAAAGATATCAAGAAAGTCTCAATGTGAATTGAAAAAGTTGtctaagttattataaatttttaatattatttgatttataggaataaaaaatatatcaagaaattaaaatgacacaTAAATTGAAACTTATTGAACAAAGTTTCATTTTACATTAAAGGGACTTTGATAGGagagaaatttttaatttttcaaaaatcatagGTTGAAGGTTTAATAtgcattttaaaataacatttttaagaaataatattttcttgaaaatgtttttaatcaatttttcataaaaactttcacacgaaaatgtaaaaattttacttttttttattaagaatgaTTCCCAAACATGAAAAATTTCTCCCCTAATAAAAGACACTTATCATTGAGCCCATAATTTTCCTCTTATACCTGGAAGACACAAACACTTTCTACCGGTTGTTGGCTCGTATCTGCAATAACTATTGGATCCACAAATCCCATGAGCATAACAGGGATGTAACTTGAATTCCCCTGACATGGACCACTTGTCTTCTCCATCGTTCTTGCTGTACACCCTCACGCTACCGTCGGGATCAAGCGTCAATCTACGTTGGAGCACCGTCCTATAATCACTTGTTTTGAAAGTGAAGTTATCCGAAGAAACAAAGTGGCCAAACTCATCTAGTACAGCAACCCTGCTATCGTTGTAAGAGGTTCTACCATTACCCGTACCACCAATACCTAAATTATTGTTAAGAAGCCAAGGGTCTGGCCAGTAAACGCTTGAAACACGTGGACCTTGGTACATGAGGCGGAGAACATTATCGGAGTCGAAGAAGAGCTTGTAGAAACCAGAAGAATAGTTGGTTCCGCTTCTCGAGGAAATAAGGTTGGAGTTCTTGGTGAGAGTTTGATCAGGAAGAAGCGTGTCCGTTGGGTAATCGAAGCTTTGCCACAGAACAACAACGTTGTCGGAGTTGTCGAGGAGAACGAGGTTACCGGTATCGTAGAAATGTAACTGGACTTGTTTGGATGAGGTGGCGGTGTTTGTGGACCATACCATGAACTGAGCGGCATCGGTTAGTACGAGGTTACCGGTAGTGAGAAGGGAAAGGGTAGAGCGTTTTCCGTTGACCGGCTGGTCCCGGTTGGCCATCCAAACAAGGGTGTGAGGTGGTTGTGTGTACCATATGGCAAAGCAGTATGCGTTATCCCCTACAGGGTAAAACCCAGCAGTGAATTTGCCCTTTGGTGATGACACTATTACATCTTCTTTGAATTTCTCCACGGAGAGGGAGAATGAAGATGAGTGCTGAAAATTATGGAAAATTAGAGAAACGAGAAGAGGgagtaaaaatgtggaaaaaccCATTCGCATACTATGGTCATGTAAGtattcaaaatgataaaataaaaacgaaAGAGCATTTCAATTTTGAAGACCAAGTCAATGGCCTTGAATTCTGAAAATCAGCCAAGTAAGAAAAGCCAAAAAGAGTGTTGACGAGGCCATTTTGACATGCAATGCGACTATGCTAGTGCTCTCAGTCACTCTATGGCTTTTACGTAACTTGTGCTGTGCTCAAACGCCCATGATCATGTTAAGTATTCaaaatgaaagaattaaaaaatataaaagtgattatattttgataaaaaaaattaaacattcagttaataattttttttaatcttttttcttattatattacatcatttatcaactcaagattgtttaaaaattattttttccctaACATGAAACGCGGCATGGTGATGCACTGATATGtaagtaattaaaatgaaaaatataaaaaggcacttgtggtaaaaaatatctaatttgaatattaataataaaaaattagtatgcataactaaaacatcattttatttctttgaatggacttttattttatttttgagtcTTTGACAAGTTTAATCTTTGACCTCTTAAAATATGTATAACACTTCCAGAATATTGACAATAGGAAATCACGGGGAAAGTGAAAACAAGATCAAATAGACGAGTGATACACATGTCAGTCTACGTTGTTGGTCGATGTCAAGcttttgaatataatatatatatatatatatatatatatatatatatatatatatatatatatatatatatatatatatatataagaagatAAGAACTAAGATTTAGACATATAATCTTGTATGTTTTTCGATTATCTATTGACTATTGTCTATGCATATATCTACTTACattaggaaaaggaaaaaaaatcataaaatgaaGAAGTAAAGTTAATTAaacaattcttttaaatttaagagtacaaaattgtataattataattaagactaaaaatataattaagccttttttttctctatccACACATGTTATGTTTTTATCTAGAGTTATAAGAAATAGAGAAGGAAAAAATCTTTAATACAAAGGAAATGATTTCTTTacatatttaataatgtttatatttttacataataaatattatgcttagctattttttagttaaggaaaactaggaagaggaagaaaaagcaAGTGGAGTCTActtaataagaattttttatttctgtgaATTAGAAAACGAGATAAAACATGTCTCTTAACTTgcttcttaattttatcatcttttttccttttcctaatAATAGATATGTGAATTGTTTCCTAATTTCATCTTTAATTTTCGCCTTTTCCTGATGTAAATAGATATATGAATAGATAACAGAAGAACACATACACAAGATTATATATATgtctgcagtaaaaaaaaaaaaagattatatatatgtctaaatcttattttcttatatatcaTCTCTATGTTCTAAAAGGCTGACATTGAGCAACAACGTAGCCTAGTACGTGAATCGTGCGAATCACTCAATCACCATTCTGGTCTTGTTTGCACTTTTCATATGCTTTCCTGTTTTCAACGTTCTgaaaatgtgatattttaaGACATGAAagactcaaaaataaaaaataatatatattcaacaaaaaatacagtttttaatttttatgtcatCACATATCCTTTCAATTTTATTCTCCTATGAATATAAAAGAAAGACAAGTGCTGCTTTTTTA contains:
- the LOC114420347 gene encoding vacuolar-sorting receptor 1-like; the protein is MRAKQNFLWCVWILLCGSCVGRFVVEKNNLKITSPKSLRGIYECAIGNFGVPKYGGTMIGSVVYPKSNQNGCRNFDASLSSKPGTFPTFVLVDRGDCYFTLKAWNAQKGGAAAILVADNREEPLITMDTPEEGNGAKDDDYIEKISIPSALISKSLGDKIKQALSSGAMVNVNLDWREALPHPDERVEYEFWTSSNDECGPKCESEINFVKSFKGAAQLLEQKGFTKFTPHYITWYCPEAFILSQQCKSQCINNGRYCAPDPELHFQRGYNGRDVVIQNLRQACFFKVANESGKPWQWWDYVTDFSIRCPMRENKYTEECSDQVIKSLGVDLKEIKDCVGNPSANADNPVLNAEQDAQIGNNDRGDVTILPTLIINSRQYRGKLSKAAVLKAICSGFQETTEPSICLTPDMETNECLQNNGGCWQDKAANITACRDTFRGRVCECPIIQNVQFVGDGYTHCEATGALRCAINNGGCWKETQGSRSYSACIDDHTKGCKCPPGFRGDGVHSCEDVDECKEKLVCQCPECQCKNTWGSYECTCSDDLFYTRENDMCIGKYAASVAGGGIVWMVILVLGIAGTSGYAFYKYRIQRYMDSEIRAIMAQYMPLDNQPEISSQAHEDV
- the LOC114418725 gene encoding putative receptor protein kinase ZmPK1; amino-acid sequence: MGFSTFLLPLLVSLIFHNFQHSSSFSLSVEKFKEDVIVSSPKGKFTAGFYPVGDNAYCFAIWYTQPPHTLVWMANRDQPVNGKRSTLSLLTTGNLVLTDAAQFMVWSTNTATSSKQVQLHFYDTGNLVLLDNSDNVVVLWQSFDYPTDTLLPDQTLTKNSNLISSRSGTNYSSGFYKLFFDSDNVLRLMYQGPRVSSVYWPDPWLLNNNLGIGGTGNGRTSYNDSRVAVLDEFGHFVSSDNFTFKTSDYRTVLQRRLTLDPDGSVRVYSKNDGEDKWSMSGEFKLHPCYAHGICGSNSYCRYEPTTGRKCLCLPDHTLVDNQDWSQGCTPNFQHLCNDNNTKYESRFLGMSLVSFYGYDYGYFANYTYKQCENLCSRLCQCKGFLHIFSEENAFFECYPKTQLLNGNRQMDFKGSFFLRLPLSHEEYENPVQNNDNGGLVCGGEGGGAKLLERQYAEEKENGSVKLMLWFASALGGIEVVCIFLVWCFLFRNKNRKLHSGADKQGYVIATAAGFRKFSYSELKQATKGFSEEIGRGGGGTVYKGVLSDNRVVAIKRLHEVANQGESEFLAEVRIIGRLNHMNLIGMLGYCAEGKHRLLVYEHMENGSLAQNLSSSSNVLDWSKRYSIALGTAKGLAYLHEECLEWILHCDIKPQNILLDSDYQPKVADFGLSKLLNRNSNLNNSSFSRIRGTRGYMAPEWVFNLPITSKVDVYSYGIVVLEMITGRSPTAGIQITELEAASHHHERLVTWVRDKRRTRSKMGSSWVDQIVDPALGSKNYDRNEMEILATVALECVEDEKDARPSMSQVAERLQNHEPYT